A single genomic interval of Pyrobaculum arsenaticum DSM 13514 harbors:
- a CDS encoding HIT family protein, which translates to MKLELDVASEPFNGGHVVLKLAKSIFSMGREELVELKRVLDSVIAVESKKFSPEGFNILILEKEVHVIPRWCGDVNVAFFGGMKIVPLSREDVKEQVVKEVRL; encoded by the coding sequence ATGAAACTAGAACTAGATGTAGCGTCGGAGCCTTTTAATGGCGGCCATGTAGTGCTGAAATTGGCAAAGTCTATTTTTTCTATGGGCCGTGAAGAGCTGGTCGAGTTAAAAAGAGTCTTAGACTCCGTGATCGCGGTTGAGTCCAAGAAATTCTCACCTGAAGGCTTTAATATCCTCATTTTAGAGAAAGAAGTGCACGTGATTCCGAGGTGGTGTGGCGACGTAAACGTCGCCTTTTTCGGCGGTATGAAAATTGTTCCTCTTTCTAGGGAAGATGTGAAGGAGCAGGTGGTTAAGGAGGTGAGGCTGTGA
- a CDS encoding TRM11 family SAM-dependent methyltransferase — translation MEYCHVQLGQRFPCLAREEIAALAEIGRCETVETKGDTVVFACKSCEIFKRAALAKSVNGIRIKKDKPSIARSTKTLDHITARLLVNLARVTPGDRVWEPFVGTGAVAHEVERVGGYVVGGDLDLKALLLAKRNVSSDLVLSNAMRPPLRGYFDAAVGDPPYGRLAKSDMEIRALLNSFIETAYLHVKKGGYIVFASPIYVDIASLKSCMMYLHGGLYRVVYIVKVD, via the coding sequence GTGGAGTACTGCCATGTCCAGCTAGGGCAGAGATTTCCATGTCTAGCACGAGAAGAGATTGCGGCGCTGGCCGAAATAGGTAGGTGCGAGACGGTAGAAACGAAGGGGGACACCGTAGTTTTTGCATGCAAGTCGTGCGAGATTTTTAAAAGAGCCGCGCTCGCCAAGTCAGTAAATGGAATAAGGATAAAGAAAGATAAGCCCAGTATTGCAAGGTCTACAAAGACCTTGGATCACATTACTGCCCGGCTATTGGTTAACCTCGCTAGGGTCACGCCGGGGGACAGGGTGTGGGAGCCCTTTGTGGGCACCGGGGCAGTGGCACATGAAGTTGAGAGAGTGGGCGGGTACGTGGTGGGAGGAGACCTAGATCTCAAAGCGTTGTTGTTGGCTAAGAGAAACGTCAGCAGCGATTTGGTGTTATCTAATGCTATGCGGCCTCCGCTTAGAGGCTACTTCGACGCCGCAGTCGGCGACCCTCCCTACGGCAGATTGGCCAAGTCGGATATGGAAATAAGAGCGCTTCTCAACAGCTTTATCGAGACGGCCTACCTGCATGTAAAAAAAGGTGGGTATATAGTATTCGCATCTCCTATCTACGTAGATATAGCATCTCTCAAGAGCTGTATGATGTACCTACACGGAGGTTTATATCGAGTTGTGTATATTGTGAAGGTCGACTAG
- a CDS encoding coiled-coil protein produces MLSKEELLAKIREVNSQLDEIQKQIDNITNEINTRRTLLDEVRRQLAEVRSLIEGKRQQLQKTRELIGSLVERKSQIINNIRNLRNELLQTNILLQKYREKLTIYRNLLSTFNDYVGGKPIEKDKLKRIIEQLEYFFETSPTNPEWERQFIKYISQIEKELNLADSMEKVKAHITELKNQMDEFKNKREAIRNEIARLIQDLNTVKQELSQLKASRQEIYKQLAELKSRREELKKRREEIKSEILQLALKRKELREKRRAVQDELDKYTVLLKAVELAEKNKARSAAQAARAESLKERAEILFNKLMSGERLTHEEIKILVEAGFLPEE; encoded by the coding sequence GTGCTAAGCAAGGAGGAGTTGCTTGCGAAGATTCGAGAGGTTAATTCTCAACTCGATGAAATTCAGAAACAGATTGATAACATAACGAATGAGATCAACACCCGAAGGACGTTGCTTGACGAAGTTCGCAGGCAACTTGCCGAGGTGAGGTCGTTGATAGAGGGCAAGCGACAGCAGTTGCAGAAAACTAGAGAGCTGATAGGGTCTCTGGTTGAGAGAAAAAGCCAGATAATAAACAATATTAGAAATCTAAGAAATGAATTATTACAAACTAATATACTGCTTCAAAAATATAGAGAAAAATTAACTATATATAGAAATTTGCTATCAACATTTAACGACTACGTAGGAGGAAAACCTATTGAAAAAGACAAACTAAAAAGAATAATTGAACAGCTTGAGTACTTTTTTGAGACTTCGCCAACTAACCCCGAGTGGGAGAGGCAGTTCATCAAGTACATAAGCCAAATCGAGAAGGAGCTAAACCTTGCAGATTCCATGGAGAAAGTAAAGGCCCACATAACGGAGTTGAAAAACCAGATGGACGAGTTTAAGAACAAGAGAGAGGCAATTAGAAATGAAATAGCCAGACTTATACAAGACCTCAACACGGTGAAGCAGGAGCTGAGCCAGCTCAAGGCGAGTAGGCAGGAGATTTACAAACAGCTAGCGGAGCTGAAATCGCGTAGAGAGGAATTGAAAAAACGGCGAGAGGAGATTAAGTCTGAGATCCTGCAACTCGCGCTGAAACGCAAGGAGCTTAGAGAAAAGAGGCGGGCCGTACAGGACGAGCTGGACAAATACACAGTCTTGCTTAAGGCTGTCGAGCTTGCAGAGAAGAACAAGGCGCGGTCTGCCGCCCAAGCCGCCCGTGCCGAGTCGTTGAAAGAGAGGGCCGAGATTCTGTTTAACAAGCTAATGAGCGGCGAGAGGCTAACTCATGAGGAGATTAAAATCCTCGTAGAGGCTGGTTTCTTGCCCGAGGAGTAG
- a CDS encoding DUF373 family protein produces the protein MRVLVLYVDRDGDIKAQGFDTPVLGRDEVLRLAIRYILANPDDSDANAIFAAVKIHDRLVAEHGSDNVNVAVVSGSPDPALADIAVLRELEQVLTQYDADVIYFVSDGPSDEAAVAAIQTKRPVISVYRVVVKQARGVEETVTLFRYYLNKAIKEPEYRRYTVGVPAFLAFVALLGTAFNTELVRYILNMLLLFISFFITLYGFGIYDFLRDLLKKYEITFIITLVSLFIIVVYLAMLILGERWIPYYILLAASSVPFLSYMVEGYLATGRLRYGGVVGGAATFFFFYFIMPVILERRGLVETLTAVGLFAASIAVVVVVVQVLRRATRR, from the coding sequence GTGCGTGTTTTAGTTCTTTATGTCGACAGAGACGGCGACATAAAGGCGCAGGGATTTGACACTCCCGTCCTAGGAAGAGACGAGGTTCTCAGATTAGCAATTAGGTACATCTTGGCCAACCCTGACGACTCGGATGCCAATGCCATTTTCGCAGCGGTGAAAATCCATGACAGACTAGTGGCTGAACACGGAAGTGACAATGTCAACGTTGCTGTGGTAAGCGGATCCCCCGACCCAGCCCTGGCAGACATCGCCGTCTTGAGAGAGTTGGAACAAGTTCTTACACAATACGACGCAGATGTAATATACTTCGTCTCTGACGGCCCCAGCGACGAGGCGGCAGTAGCGGCGATTCAGACGAAAAGGCCTGTCATCTCCGTATACCGCGTCGTGGTTAAACAAGCGAGGGGTGTGGAAGAGACTGTCACGTTGTTTAGGTACTACTTGAATAAGGCAATAAAGGAGCCGGAGTACCGAAGATATACCGTTGGCGTGCCGGCATTTCTCGCATTCGTAGCGTTGCTAGGTACTGCTTTCAACACTGAGCTTGTCAGATATATTCTAAACATGTTATTACTATTTATTTCGTTTTTTATCACTTTATATGGATTTGGTATTTATGACTTTTTAAGAGATTTACTAAAAAAATATGAAATAACCTTTATAATTACACTTGTCTCGCTTTTCATTATTGTAGTTTACCTAGCTATGCTAATTCTCGGAGAGCGGTGGATACCGTACTATATTTTACTAGCAGCCTCGTCAGTTCCATTCCTCTCCTATATGGTAGAGGGATACCTCGCCACAGGTAGACTTAGATATGGGGGCGTAGTCGGGGGAGCAGCCACCTTTTTCTTTTTCTACTTCATAATGCCTGTGATATTGGAAAGAAGGGGCTTAGTGGAAACGCTTACGGCTGTGGGTTTGTTCGCCGCCTCTATCGCCGTGGTCGTGGTCGTAGTTCAAGTACTCAGGAGAGCTACGCGTAGGTAG
- a CDS encoding helix-turn-helix domain-containing protein produces the protein MRYQHVAVYIAGDIIVSENPGEAIKKWRMIFGLTQTAIAARLNTSPSVISDYESGRRKFPGSRFVKKFVQALIEADLERGGIVISLLERQLLKERFWTAVLDMREFAEPVPASAFLKAIDAEVVVNPPPSLDVHGYTVVDSIKLVLDVPAAEYVRLYGSTSQRAAIFTKVSTGRSPMIAIKSMSSVLSVKPSLVVFHGLRTDAVDPLAVEIAKRSMIPLAVTNIPVEKLLETLRQFK, from the coding sequence GTGAGGTACCAACACGTTGCAGTATACATAGCCGGGGACATAATAGTGTCCGAAAACCCCGGCGAGGCGATAAAGAAATGGCGCATGATATTTGGGCTAACACAGACTGCCATTGCCGCTCGGCTAAACACCTCACCAAGCGTGATAAGTGATTACGAATCGGGTAGGAGGAAATTCCCAGGCTCAAGATTTGTTAAAAAATTTGTACAAGCACTAATCGAGGCCGACTTAGAGAGAGGTGGCATTGTTATAAGTCTACTAGAGCGCCAGCTCTTAAAAGAGCGGTTCTGGACCGCCGTATTGGATATGAGAGAGTTCGCAGAACCAGTGCCAGCTTCTGCGTTTTTAAAAGCAATAGATGCCGAGGTTGTGGTCAACCCACCCCCCAGCCTAGACGTTCATGGCTATACTGTGGTGGATAGTATAAAGCTGGTCCTTGACGTCCCAGCAGCTGAGTATGTCAGGTTATACGGTAGCACCTCGCAACGTGCCGCTATTTTTACAAAAGTGTCTACAGGAAGGTCGCCGATGATAGCTATAAAGTCCATGTCGTCTGTGCTTAGCGTAAAGCCATCGCTAGTCGTATTTCACGGATTGAGAACAGATGCTGTAGATCCCCTAGCAGTCGAGATCGCCAAAAGAAGCATGATACCGCTGGCGGTTACAAATATTCCTGTTGAAAAACTACTCGAGACGCTAAGACAATTTAAGTAG
- a CDS encoding ribosomal protein L13e, giving the protein MSTPPKPLVKIPHRISGGGVSRWKTGKGFSLGELNAVGLNAEQARLLGIPIDERRKSMWPHNVEALKKWVTEVLEGKAQPPAPALPKVVKIKQKRGRAFRGLTAAGRRSRGLLSVKLRETHNYKYRKKAKEREQRKRHEATKGLGNLLRISKIVNSRK; this is encoded by the coding sequence ATGAGCACGCCGCCGAAGCCGCTTGTTAAGATACCTCACAGAATTAGCGGCGGAGGAGTGTCTAGGTGGAAAACCGGTAAGGGATTCTCGCTGGGAGAGCTTAACGCCGTGGGGCTAAATGCAGAGCAAGCCAGGCTCTTAGGCATACCAATAGACGAGAGGAGGAAGAGCATGTGGCCTCACAACGTAGAGGCCTTGAAGAAGTGGGTTACAGAGGTATTAGAGGGCAAGGCCCAGCCACCAGCACCAGCGCTTCCTAAGGTTGTGAAGATAAAGCAGAAGCGCGGGAGGGCGTTTAGAGGGCTCACAGCAGCCGGGAGGAGATCACGCGGGTTGCTCTCGGTGAAGCTAAGAGAAACTCACAACTACAAGTACAGGAAGAAGGCCAAGGAGAGGGAGCAGAGGAAGAGACACGAGGCGACAAAGGGCCTCGGAAATCTGCTGAGAATTTCTAAGATAGTAAACAGCCGTAAGTAG